The following coding sequences lie in one Oceanicola sp. 502str15 genomic window:
- a CDS encoding cytochrome b — MPRPTSYSRLQVILHWLVVILIIAAFLLSDQMDDWEDMPADAALPLHGILGLTVFFLMLARLVLRLFHGAPPPPEADPAWQKRVAEATHWALYALAIATPWSGGFAFYLRWEEAADVHELLKTLLLLTAAAHTAAALYHQFILRDGLLARMGLRRG, encoded by the coding sequence ATGCCCCGCCCCACCAGCTACTCTCGCCTCCAGGTCATCCTCCACTGGCTCGTGGTAATCCTCATCATCGCCGCCTTCCTGCTCTCCGACCAGATGGACGACTGGGAAGACATGCCCGCCGACGCCGCCCTGCCGCTGCACGGCATCCTCGGCCTCACCGTCTTCTTCCTCATGCTCGCCCGCCTCGTGCTGCGCCTCTTTCACGGCGCCCCGCCCCCGCCCGAGGCCGACCCGGCCTGGCAGAAGCGGGTGGCCGAGGCGACCCACTGGGCGCTCTATGCGCTGGCCATCGCCACGCCGTGGTCGGGGGGCTTTGCCTTCTACCTGCGTTGGGAAGAGGCCGCCGATGTGCACGAGCTGCTGAAAACCCTGCTCCTGCTCACCGCCGCCGCCCATACCGCCGCCGCGCTCTACCACCAGTTCATCCTCCGCGACGGCCTTCTCGCCCGCATGGGCCTGCGGCGCGGATAG
- a CDS encoding TFIIB-type zinc finger domain-containing protein: MTDTSVTANEEHRFPCPACGADMRFDPASGALQCDHCGHREEEARDTKAPPAIEELDYKAALAAQLPEAEMEETRVIQCDSCGAQVEFDPDSHAAECPFCATPIVTDTGTHRHIKPRGLLPFALKEEQARDAMNAWLGKLWFAPGGLQQYARKGRRMQGIYVPFWTYDADTKSRYTGMRGVYYYETKTVMRDGKRTQQRVRKIAWTPVKGRVARWFDDVLVLASKSLPKKYTDGLQPWNLTELEPYAPHFLAGFRAEGYQVELPEGFEEAKAIMEATIRRDVRFDIGGDQQQITTLSTEMRDITFKHVLLPVWLAAYKYKGKSYRFVVNGQSGKVQGERPWSAWKIAFAVLLGLIVAGGIGYAVAMSQ; encoded by the coding sequence ATGACCGACACCTCCGTGACCGCCAACGAAGAACACCGCTTCCCCTGCCCCGCCTGCGGCGCCGACATGCGCTTCGATCCCGCCTCGGGCGCGCTGCAATGCGACCATTGCGGCCACCGCGAGGAAGAGGCGCGCGACACGAAGGCCCCGCCCGCCATCGAGGAGCTGGACTACAAGGCCGCGCTCGCCGCACAGCTCCCCGAAGCGGAGATGGAGGAAACCCGCGTCATTCAGTGCGATAGCTGTGGCGCTCAGGTCGAGTTCGACCCCGACTCCCACGCCGCCGAATGCCCCTTCTGCGCCACCCCCATCGTCACCGACACCGGCACCCACCGCCACATCAAGCCCCGCGGCCTTTTGCCCTTCGCGCTCAAGGAGGAACAGGCCCGCGACGCGATGAACGCATGGCTCGGCAAGCTCTGGTTCGCGCCCGGCGGACTTCAGCAATACGCCCGCAAGGGCCGCCGGATGCAGGGCATCTACGTGCCCTTCTGGACCTACGACGCCGACACCAAGTCGCGCTATACCGGCATGCGCGGGGTCTATTACTACGAAACCAAAACCGTGATGCGCGACGGCAAGCGCACCCAGCAGCGGGTCCGCAAAATCGCATGGACCCCGGTGAAGGGCCGGGTCGCCCGCTGGTTCGACGATGTGCTGGTGCTCGCCTCCAAATCCCTGCCCAAGAAGTATACCGACGGCCTCCAGCCCTGGAACCTCACCGAGCTGGAACCCTACGCGCCCCATTTCCTCGCCGGTTTCCGCGCCGAGGGCTATCAGGTGGAGCTGCCCGAGGGCTTCGAGGAGGCAAAGGCGATCATGGAGGCCACCATCCGCCGCGATGTGCGCTTCGACATCGGTGGCGACCAGCAGCAGATCACCACCCTCTCCACCGAGATGCGCGACATCACCTTCAAGCACGTGCTCCTGCCGGTCTGGCTGGCGGCCTACAAGTACAAGGGCAAGAGCTACCGTTTCGTGGTCAACGGCCAGTCGGGCAAGGTGCAGGGCGAGCGGCCCTGGTCGGCCTGGAAGATCGCCTTCGCCGTTCTGCTGGGCCTGATCGTGGCCGGGGGCATCGGCTACGCCGTGGCGATGAGCCAGTAA
- a CDS encoding nucleotidyltransferase domain-containing protein translates to MTWLSHPDAALVRGATEVLSSTEELDALFLAGSHGRGSADDFSDIDLLAVAHPGGEAAVAAALETWLKATAGLAYWQAHFGGRLINAITSNWRRIDLSFVAQDALKARPKNTLIPLHDPEGLHSLLAPPRGPVAPSPQKVTALTLEFLRVLGLLHVGAGRGEWVLLVKGLGLLRDMLVDLMLEEVAEPEKGGILHLSRLLPEADMTLLLNLPYPGPERAALFKGYTAIAEAFLPRAKALHARLELPWPADFEAATRDVLRRELALELS, encoded by the coding sequence ATGACATGGCTTTCCCACCCCGACGCCGCCCTCGTCCGTGGCGCAACCGAAGTGCTCTCGTCAACCGAAGAGCTCGATGCGCTGTTTCTCGCCGGCAGCCACGGGCGCGGTTCGGCCGACGATTTCTCCGACATCGACCTGCTCGCCGTAGCCCACCCGGGCGGCGAGGCGGCGGTGGCGGCGGCGCTCGAAACCTGGCTGAAGGCCACGGCCGGGCTGGCCTACTGGCAGGCGCATTTCGGCGGCCGGCTCATCAATGCCATCACCTCCAACTGGCGCCGGATCGACCTGTCCTTCGTGGCACAGGACGCGCTCAAGGCCCGCCCCAAAAACACCCTCATCCCGCTGCACGACCCCGAGGGCCTGCACAGCCTGCTCGCCCCGCCGCGCGGCCCCGTCGCGCCCTCGCCGCAGAAGGTCACAGCGCTGACGCTCGAGTTTCTCCGCGTGCTCGGCCTGCTGCATGTGGGGGCCGGTCGCGGCGAATGGGTGCTGCTGGTCAAGGGCCTCGGCCTGTTGCGCGACATGCTGGTGGATCTGATGCTCGAAGAGGTCGCGGAGCCCGAGAAGGGCGGAATCCTCCACCTCTCGCGCCTGCTCCCCGAGGCCGACATGACCCTGCTGCTAAACCTGCCCTACCCCGGCCCCGAGCGCGCCGCCCTGTTCAAGGGCTACACCGCCATCGCCGAGGCTTTTCTGCCCCGCGCCAAGGCCCTGCATGCGCGGCTCGAACTGCCATGGCCCGCCGATTTCGAGGCCGCCACCCGCGATGTGCTGCGCCGCGAGCTGGCGCTGGAGCTTTCCTAG
- a CDS encoding SPFH domain-containing protein — MGILDFLSGEFIDVIHWTDDTRDTMVWRFERYGHEIKYGAKLTVREGQAAVFIHEGQLADVFSPGMYMLETNNMPIMTKLQHWDHGFQSPFKSEIYFVNTTRFNDNKWGTKNPVMLRDPEFGPTRIRAFGTYSVKVSDPALFMQEIVGTDGEFTSDEITFQTRNIIVQEASRVMAGSGIPVLDMAANTADMGKLISAEVSKTLAEYGMTMPELYIENISLPPAVEEVLDKRTSMGVVGDLGKYTQFAAAEAMSAAAANPSGGNGMGAGLGMGMGMAMANQMGQAMNPQGYGQQPQPGPWGTPAHGTAMPGGQPGYAPAPTHAAPPPPPPPPVEKLWHVASGGATEGPFSKARMGRMVQEGSLTRDSTVWTAGQDGWLKAGDIPELAQLFTILPPPPPPGV, encoded by the coding sequence ATGGGCATTCTCGATTTTCTCTCAGGCGAATTCATCGACGTCATCCATTGGACAGACGACACCCGCGACACGATGGTCTGGCGCTTCGAGCGTTATGGGCACGAAATCAAGTATGGCGCCAAGCTGACCGTCCGCGAAGGACAGGCCGCCGTGTTCATCCACGAGGGCCAGCTGGCCGATGTGTTCTCCCCCGGCATGTACATGCTGGAAACCAACAACATGCCGATCATGACCAAGCTCCAGCACTGGGACCATGGCTTCCAGTCGCCGTTCAAGAGCGAGATCTATTTCGTCAACACCACCCGCTTCAATGACAACAAGTGGGGCACCAAGAACCCGGTCATGCTGCGCGACCCCGAGTTCGGCCCCACCCGCATCCGCGCCTTCGGCACCTATTCGGTGAAGGTCTCCGATCCGGCCCTCTTCATGCAGGAAATCGTCGGCACCGATGGCGAGTTCACCTCTGACGAGATCACCTTCCAGACCCGCAACATCATCGTGCAGGAAGCCTCCCGCGTGATGGCCGGCTCCGGCATCCCGGTGCTCGACATGGCCGCCAACACCGCCGACATGGGCAAGCTGATCTCGGCCGAAGTCTCCAAGACCCTGGCCGAATACGGCATGACCATGCCCGAACTCTATATCGAGAACATTTCCCTGCCCCCCGCCGTCGAGGAGGTGCTCGACAAGCGCACCTCCATGGGCGTGGTCGGGGATCTGGGCAAATACACCCAGTTCGCCGCCGCCGAAGCGATGAGCGCCGCCGCCGCCAACCCCTCGGGGGGCAATGGCATGGGCGCAGGGCTCGGCATGGGCATGGGCATGGCAATGGCCAACCAGATGGGTCAGGCGATGAACCCGCAGGGCTACGGCCAGCAGCCCCAGCCCGGCCCCTGGGGCACCCCGGCCCACGGCACCGCCATGCCCGGCGGCCAGCCCGGCTACGCCCCCGCGCCAACCCACGCCGCCCCGCCCCCGCCGCCGCCTCCGCCGGTCGAAAAGCTCTGGCACGTGGCCTCGGGCGGCGCGACCGAAGGCCCCTTCTCCAAGGCCCGCATGGGCCGCATGGTGCAGGAAGGCAGCCTCACCCGCGACAGCACGGTCTGGACCGCCGGGCAGGACGGCTGGCTGAAAGCCGGCGACATCCCCGAACTCGCCCAACTCTTCACCATCCTCCCCCCACCCCCGCCGCCCGGGGTGTAA